TTAAGGGAGGACAGAAGGCATATACAGGATACCGACGTTCGTATCATCAAACACGCCCTGAAAAAGAGGCTAAACCTGGAGATGTCCGTCAACCCCGGGATCGTGGATTTCGCCTGCGAAATCAAACCCGACCAGGCGACACTGGTCCCTGAAAAACGGCAGGAATTGACGACCGAAGGAGGGCTGGAAGTCAGTTCCCATCTACGCAAGATAACATCCGTCGTGAAAAAGCTTCAAGCCTCGGGCATTGACGTAAGCCTTTTCATCGACCCGGACAAGAAACAAATAGACGCCGCGCTAAAAACCGGAGTGAAACGTGTTGAGCTGCATACCGGGAAGTACGCCAATGCCGCGAATAAAATACAGCTAAAAAAACGCCTGACGGAAATAAAAAACGCCGCCGAATACAGCCGTAAAAAAGGTTTGTCGGTCGCTGCCGGGCATGGCCTCGATTACCGTAACGTCAGAAGGATTGCCGCTATAAAACAGATCGAAGAATTGAACATCGGTTACTCCATAATCTGCCGGTCCGTTACAGCAGGAATTAAAAAAGCGGTAAAAGAAATGAAGGCGCTGATATGATAATCGGGACAGGCGTGGATATAACCGAAGTTGGCAGGCTGCGCAAAGCCATCGAAAAATGGGGAGATACTTTCTTAAAGAGGGTATTCACCGATACCGAATTGAAGAACGCGCAAAGCCGCGCCAGTTTTTACCAGCACCTGGCCGGAAGGTTCGCGGCCAAAGAAGCGGTGTTCAAGGCCATGGGGGATATGAAACTCGGCCTCAAAGACATCCAGGTATTAAACGACAAAAACGGCAAGCCATACTGCCAGCTATTGAATAATAAGAACGCGAATAAAGGAATGGATGTCCTGGTTTCCATTTCCCATGTAAAAAATTATGCGGTTGCCAACGCGGTTATTACGAAGAAAAGCTGATTCCCACAAAGGGGACTTCGGCCATGTTTTCATACTGGCCGGTTCAGCCGGGCTTTCCGGGGCAGCGGTCCTCTGCGCGAAAGCCGCGCTGCGCAGCGGGGCAGGGCTGGTTACTTTAGGGATACCAGCCAGTTTAAATGGTCCGATAATAAAGATCAAACCTCCGGAGGTAATGACCTTGCCTTTGCCGGAAACAAAAGAAATATCCCTGAGCCCCGCGGCTTACAACAAGATAAAAGAATTCTCCCGCAAAACGGATATAATCGCTATCGGGCCTGGTCTTTCTCAGAACAAAGCGACGCAGGAACTGATACTTAAAGTTATAGCCGGCATAGACAAGCCCATGGTGATCGACGCGGATGGCCTGAACAGCCTGGGAAAACAGCGTAAACAATTCAGGGGTAATATTATTCTAACCCCTCATCCGGGGGAGATGTCCAGGCTTACCGGACTGCCGGTGCCCGTTATACAAAAAAACAGAAAAAAAGTTGCCAAAGAATTCGCAAATGAGTATAATGTAGAGATTGTGCTAAAGGGTAAAAATACCCTAGTCGCAGATAATAAAGACAATTTTTACGTGAATAAAACCGGCAACCCCGGGATGGCCAAAGCGGGAAGCGGGGATGTGCTGACCGGGATAATCGCGGCCTTCCTGGGACAAGGACTTAACCTGTTCCAGGCAGCGAAATACGCCGTGTATTTACATGGTTCAGCCGGCGACTTGGCCGCGAAGAAAAAAACCCAGATTAGCATGACCGCCTCGGACATCATAGACATGCTTCCCGAAGCGATCAAGAAAAGTTAGATTGCCGGCTTAGCTCAGTTGGTAGAGCAATGGTTTTGTAAACCAAAGGTCGGGGGTTCGATTCCTCTAGCCGGCTTTTGATAATGGTAATAGTCATCCCCCGACCTAAAAGTGGGGATTAGCAAAACATCAGTTATTTGATATTTTTATGGGCAGGTACCCAAGTGGCTAAAGGGGACAGACTGTACAAATGCAGCGCACAACAGTAATGTTGTGTGGAAAAGCAGGTGAATTCAGGGAACCCCTGTAAAGGGCAATCCTGAGCCAAGCCTACATGTTCGAACATAGTAAGCATGTAGGAAGGTGCAGAGACTAAGCGCCTGCCATCCTAAAGTAGGATGATGAGATAGTCCAAGCCTTGAGGTAACTCGAGGGCACTTGAAATCTGTTGCGCTTGCGCTTCCGGGGTTCGAATCCCTGCCTGCCCATGTAATCTATGATCGATAATCTATAGTCGATAGTCTAA
This window of the Candidatus Omnitrophota bacterium genome carries:
- the acpS gene encoding holo-ACP synthase produces the protein MIIGTGVDITEVGRLRKAIEKWGDTFLKRVFTDTELKNAQSRASFYQHLAGRFAAKEAVFKAMGDMKLGLKDIQVLNDKNGKPYCQLLNNKNANKGMDVLVSISHVKNYAVANAVITKKS
- a CDS encoding NAD(P)H-hydrate dehydratase, giving the protein MRLPTRLLRRKADSHKGDFGHVFILAGSAGLSGAAVLCAKAALRSGAGLVTLGIPASLNGPIIKIKPPEVMTLPLPETKEISLSPAAYNKIKEFSRKTDIIAIGPGLSQNKATQELILKVIAGIDKPMVIDADGLNSLGKQRKQFRGNIILTPHPGEMSRLTGLPVPVIQKNRKKVAKEFANEYNVEIVLKGKNTLVADNKDNFYVNKTGNPGMAKAGSGDVLTGIIAAFLGQGLNLFQAAKYAVYLHGSAGDLAAKKKTQISMTASDIIDMLPEAIKKS
- a CDS encoding pyridoxine 5'-phosphate synthase — encoded protein: MTQLGVNIDHIATLRQVRRGIEPVPVCAALLCAKAGADSIVVHLREDRRHIQDTDVRIIKHALKKRLNLEMSVNPGIVDFACEIKPDQATLVPEKRQELTTEGGLEVSSHLRKITSVVKKLQASGIDVSLFIDPDKKQIDAALKTGVKRVELHTGKYANAANKIQLKKRLTEIKNAAEYSRKKGLSVAAGHGLDYRNVRRIAAIKQIEELNIGYSIICRSVTAGIKKAVKEMKALI